The window CGCTGGCCGCCTTCACCCCACAGCTGCACGCAGGCTTCGTGCAGGAAGCCCATGCCGTGCAACCGTCCGCCGGACAGTTGACCGCCGCTGGTGTTCAGCGGCAGCGGACCGTCCAGTGCGATCCGCTCGCCGCCCTCGACGAACTGCCCGACCTTGCCGTGCTCGCAAAATCTCATGGCTTCCAACCACATTACGGTCAAGAAGCTGAACCCGTCGTAGAGCTGTGCCATGTCCACGTCGGAGGGTGTCAGCGTTGTGTGCTGCCACAGTGTGGCTGCCGCATCGTGGGCTGCCATCGTGGTGATGTCGCTGCGCTGATCCCACGTTGCGCGCTCGACCATCCCGGGCCCGACCGATTCCACGGTCAACGGGTGGCGCGGCAGCCCTGTGGCGGCGTCGCGGCGGGAGATGACCACCGCGGTGGCGCCGTCGCACGGTATGTCGCAGTCATAGAGGCACAGTGGTTCGGAGATCATCCGGGCGCCCAGATAATCGTCCATGGTCATCGGGTCGCGGTAAATGGCGTCGGGATTGAGACCGGCGTTGCGGCGCGCGTTGATCGCGATAGCGCCCAGGTGTTCACGGGTCAAACCGAAGTCGTGCATGTAGCGCTGGGCGGGCATGGCCACCCAGTTAGCCGCTGACAGCGCGCCGAACGGCGCTACCCATTCCAGGTGCGGCGGCAGCTTGCCGCCGGTGAACAGCACCGACGCCCTCCCCCCGCCCGCTTGCTGGGCGGCGGTCGATTCCCACACCGAGCGGAACACCACGACGTGGTTGGCGAGCCCGAGAGTGACCGCCATGCACGCCTCGATCGCGGGCCCGATCTGGCCGGCGGTTTCGATGGCCGACATGTACCAGCGGCAGCGCAGGCCCAGCGCGTTGCGGACCTCGGTGATGTTGGCCCCGGAGAATCCGGGGTCCGGCACCCCGGGGCCCGGATAGCTTGCGATGCCGTCGATGTCATCGACGCTGAGCCCCGCGTCGGCGATCGCGCGCAGCACCGCCTCCAGCGTCAACTCCAGTCCGGTGCGGCCCAGCCGGCGTCCGACCTGCGACTTGCCCGCGCCGGTGATGACGGCCTTGCCGTCGAAGGGTCCGCCGGTCATTGCGCCGCAGCCGGCCGCGCACGCAGGCGCCGCCGCGGCCGGCCGGATGCCGCCATCACTACAGCACCACCGAGTTCACTTTGAAGTCGATGATCTCGTCCTCGCCGTAACCGAGTTCGGCCAGTAGCGCATCGGTGTGTTCGCCGTGCCCGGGCGCGCAGCGCAGCTGCAGTGGGGTTTCGTCGAACTGCACGGGGCTTGCGGCCAAAGCGAATTCGTTGCCGTTGTTGTCGACGGTGCGGGGCAGGTACCCGTTGGCCAGCGCCTGCGGGTCGGCGTGCACCTCGTGGGCGGTGCGCACCACGTCGAAGACGCCGCCGAACCCGGCGAACGCGCTCTCCCAGTGTGCGAGATCCTCGGATTCGAATGTCTTGCGCAGCTCGGCGATACAGTCGCCGCGATTGGCAAACCGCACTGCGGCGTTCGCGAAGCGTTCGTCGTCGATGAGGTCTGCCCGGTTGATGCGAGTGCAGAAGTCTGCCCAGAACCGGTCGGCCTGCAGCAGCACGAACTGGACGAAGCGCCCGTCAGCGGTCTTGTACACGTTGGTCACCGGGTTGGGGGCGTCCTCGTAGTGGAACCTGGGGACGTCGGCCCCGGTGACGCCGGCCCCGACGATGTCCGGGCCGAGCTGCCAGATCGCCGCGCCCAGCAGCGAAACGTCGACGACCGAGGGTTCACCGGTGCGCTCCCGCTTCACCAGAGCGCCCGCGATCCCGGCCGCGATCGCCAGCCCGCCGTAGACGTCGCCGAACGCCGGCCGCTGCATCGGCGGATACTCCCCGTCGGCCGGTGCGTACGCGCTGGCGATTCCGCTGCGCGCCCAGTAGGCCGCCGCATCGAAGCCGCCATGGTCAGCCATCTCACCCTTGGTGCCGTAACCATGGCCACGGGCGTAGATGATTTTCGGGTTGCGGGCCCGCACATGCTCGACGTCGATGCCCATCCGCTGCCGCGAGCCTGGCAGCAGATTGGTGAGGAATACGTCGGCGGTCTCGACGAGCTTCATCAGCAGCTCCAGCCCGTCGGGGGTGGAGGTGTCCAGGCCGATGCTGCGTTTACCGCGATTGGGCACCTCGATGAAATGGTTGACCCCGCCCGCGCCGGGCACTAGGCCCGAGCTGATCAGGCCGCGCTGCGGGTCGCCGGTCTCGGGGTGTTCGACCTTGATGACGTCGGCGCCCCAGTCCGCCAGCACCGCGCCGGCTGCCGGCACGAACGTCCACGAGGCGACTTCGACGACGCGGATGCCGTTGAGAATGTCAGTCATTGCGTCCTTCATTCCGCCGGGTGGCCGATGACCTTGGTTTGCAGGTACTGCTCGAAGCCTTCGAGGCCGTTTTGGCGGCCGATGCCGCTCATCTTGTATCCGCCGAACGGGGCGTCGGCCCCGTACCACATGCCGCCGTTGACCATCATCGAGCCGGTGCGGATGCGCCGGGCCACGGCCATCGCGCGCTGCGGGGAGCCCATCACCGCACCGGCCAGCCCGTACACCGAGTTGTTCGCCAACTCCACCGCGCCGTCGTCTCCGCCGTCGTAGGGGGTGATTGTCAGGACCGGACCGAAGATCTCCTCCTGGAAGATCCGCATGTCTGGCGTCACGTCGGCGAACACCGACGGGGCGACGTAATAGCCGCGGCTGCAGTCCTCGGGCGCGCCGCCGCCGATCGTCAGGCGCGCGCCCTGGGATTTGCCGTTTTCGATGTAGCTCATCACCCGGTCGCGCTGCTTGGCTGATACCAGCGGGCCACAGAAGGTTGCCGGATCGGTCGGGTCGCCGCACTGGATCCCGGCGAATGTCGCGGTCGCCACCTCGATCGCTTGCTCGTAGTGCTGCCGCGGCACCAGCATCCGGGTGGTCAGCGCGCAGCCCTGCCCGGAGTGGATCAGCATTCCCATGCAACCGGGCAGGGCGAGGTTCATGTCGGCGTCGTCGAGCACGATGTAGGCCGACTTGCCGCCCAGCTCGAGCAGGTTTCGTTTCATGGTGTCCGCGGAAAGCTGCTGGATCAATTTCCCGACCGCGGTCGACCCGGTGAACGAGATCATGTCGACGCGCGGGTCGCTCAGCAGCCGCTGCGCAATGTTGTTGTCCGAGGCGGGCACGATGTTGACCACCCCGGCGGGGATGTCGGTTTTCTCGGCGATGATGCGTCCCCAGCGCAGCGCGCTCCACGGGGTTTCGATGGCCGGCTTGAGCACCATCGTGTTGCCGGTCGCCAGGGCCTGGCCCATCTTGTTGCTGATGATCTCGAACGGAAAATTCCACGGCGTGATCGCACCGACCACACCGATCGGTTCCTTGACGACGATGCGGTTGCTGGGCACGCCCATCTTGGCGTCTTGAGCCAGCGTGCGCTCCCACGGGAATTCGGTGATGAACTCCGCGGGCCAGCGCACCGCGTCGGCCAGCGGCCAATCCAGCTGTGCGATGTAGGTCGAGCTCAGCGGCGCCCCCACCTCGGCGACCAGTTCGGCGCGGATCTCTTCCTTTTCTTCCTGCAGCGCTTCGTGTAGCTGACGCAGACAGTGTTGGCGGAACTCGTGATTGGTCGACCAGTCGGTGGTGTCGAAGGTCCGCCGGGCCGCGGCGATCGCCTCGTCCATGTCCTGCACCCCGGCATCGGTGGTGATGCCCAGGACTTCCTCGGTGGCCGGGTTGATGTTGTCCACCGTGTTGCCGGTCGACGACTCACGCAACCGGCCGTCGATGTAGAGGCGGGTCTCGGGGTGGAACGCGACGGTGCTGGCCGCGGCCGGTGAAGCGGTCATTGGATACCTCTTCCTTGTGGTGTCTGGCCTAGTTTACTAGGTAATTGTTTATCTGTTTCGGCAACGAGTTGCGGCTCCGCCGCAGTGTGATCGGCGCGCAGCCGGCAGCGTTGCACCAGGATGCGGGCCAGCCATTGCGGTTCACTGACCATCAGGTCGTGACAGGTGTTGATTCTGATCAGGGTGTCAACGCCGCCAAGGGCGTTGATGCAGTCACGCTGTTGGCGCACCGATAGCGCCCGATCATGTTCGGTCAGGATCCAGGTTCGCGGCACGTCGTCGGGCAGCCCGCTGCGGTCGACGCGCTCGAGGACGACGTGGGGATACTCGGGGCAGATCCGCGACAGGACGAACCGGCGCTGCTCGGCGGTCATGCCGTTGCAGAATGCGAAGCTGTTGGCGACCGCGGGTATCGTGACCGGCCGGTTGCGTCGGGCTGCCCGCCGCGTGAACGGCGCCAGCGGACCCCGCAGCGTGTCCACCAGCCTCGCGCCCTGCGGCGGAACGAATGCCGCCGCAAGGATCATCTCCCGGATCCTGCGCGAGCCGAGTCGGGCCACCACCCCGGGCACCGTCAGCCCCGCCATCGAATGCCCGACGATGACGATGTCGCCGAGGCCGGCGTTCTCGATGTCGGCGACGACCGATTCCACCCATCCGGCGATGGTCACGGTGGCCGGGTCGGTCGGTTTGCCGCGGCGGCCGGGCAGATCGACTGCCAACACCCGCAAATTCGGTGCCTGCCGGTTCAATTCGGCCACGGTGAGGTCCCAGCAGTCAGCGGCGTGCTCGCCGCCATGGACCAGAACGAGGTCTGGCAGCCGCCCGGAATTCACGAGACCGGCACCGGGCGAAACAACGGTACCCACACCCGGGTGTCCTCGTCGGCGGGATCTGCGGCCCAGTCTTCGAAGAACACCTCAACTTGCAGGCCGACTCGCACCTGCTCGACGGGGATACCGACGATGTTGGTGATGAGCCGCACGTCGGGTTGCTCGGCGAGTTCGACCGTGGCGACGACGTACGGCGGGTCGAACCCGGGAACCCATGGTTGGCGGTTGACGGTGTAGGCGGCCACCGTGGCGCGGCCCGAAACCTTCTGCGGGCCAACGTCTGTGCTGCGGCATCGCCAGCATGCCGGTGCCGGTGGGTGGAAGAACCGGTGACAGCTTGCACAGTGCGAGATCAGCAGTTCGCCGCCGCGTCCGCCGGTCCAGAAAGCCTTCGATTCGGGGGTCGGGCTGGGCACCAGCCGCAGCTGTGGTCGTCGGTAGTCAGACGCTGGCATCCACGGGCTCCCAACCGCCGCCTTCGGCGGATCTGTGCGCGGCGTCGATCACCGCGATGCTGAGCAAGCCATCGTCGAACGTGGGAGCGCTGGATTGGCCGCCGTCGAAGGCCGGCAGCCAATCCTCGAGCATCAGCGCCATCGCGCGACTTGCATGCCCGGCCAGCCCGGCCGGGAGGCGTTCGGGGTGCGCCGGGTCGCGGTCGCGCACCGGAAGGGTACTGAGCCCTTCGTCACCGGCGGCGCCGATCTGATAGGTGGCCGAGCGCAAATTCCCGTCACCGACGATGGTTCCGTCGGCGCCGAACAGCTCCAGCCGATAGTGGTCGGCATGCGCGCCCATCACCGACACGCTGAGCATCGCGGTCACCCCGGATTCCATCCGCATCAGCAGTGCCGCGGTGTCATCGGCGGTGACGTGAAGGGTCTCCCCGTCCGGAAGGTCGCGCACCGGTTCACTGGTGCGCACCTCGGCGCACACCGACTCGGGCCGGCCCAGCAGGCTGCACAAGAAATCGAGGTCGTGCACCAGCATGCCGGCCAGGTATCCGCCGCCCTGGTCTCGCTCATACATCCAGCGGGCCTGCGGCGGATGACTGGGATGCCAATACGGGGCGCTGCGGGTGACCCGTGCGACGTATGGCCTGCCGAGGAATCCGGCACGGACTTGCTCGGCCACCGCCAACCAGTCTGCATTCCAACGGTTTTCAAAGCAGCAGGTGGTCGGGCGGCCGGATTTGCGTGCGGCAAGGACCATGCCACGGGCCGCGGCGGTGTCGGTGGCCAGTGGTTTCTCACAGAGTACGGCCTTGCCCGCCTCGAGCGCAGCCAGCGTCATGTCGTGATGCCGCGCTGTCGGCGTGGCCACCGATATCACGTCGAGGTCGTCGCGGGCCACGAAAGTGCGCCAGCCGGTCGAGGTATCGGCGATGTCCAGCTTGGTGGCCACGCGCTGCAGCCGCTGCGGCGTTCGCGCGCACAGCGCCACCGGTTCGAAGCCCGCTGCGGCGCGGAATGCGGGTACCTGGACATGCGCGCCCCAGCCGACGCCGACGACGCCAACTCGCAGGGTCACTGCGTCAGCACTGGTTCGCGGGTAGACACCCGCGGGAAGTTCAGCATCCGGCGGGCGTTTTCCTCGACGATCAGCGAACACTCTTCATCGGGGACACCGGCGAGGGCTTCCGCCGCCCGTTTGCGCGAGTTGGGCCAGTTGGAGTCCGAGTGCGGGTAGTCGATCTCGAGCATGATGCGGTCGACGCCGATCGCGTGCCGGTTGGCCAGGCCGTGGTCGTCTTCGATGAAGCAGCCCCAGAAATGTTGACGGAACAGCTCCGACGGCCGGGCGTGGAAGTCGATCGGCTGGTAGTAGCGGTGGCGCTCCCAGACGTAGTCGGCGCGCTCCAGGATGTAGGGGATCCACCCCACCCCGCCCTCGGCGAGGGAGAACTGCAGGTCCGGGAACTGCTGCAGCTTGCCGGAGAACAGCAGATCGACCGTCGTCCAAATCGAATTCGTTCCAAACAGGGTGATCGCGACGACGAACGGTGCTTCCGGTGCTGCGATTTTGCCCGGCTCGGCTTTCATCGCGGAGAACGAGAACCCGGGGACATAGCCGCCGGCGCCGAAGTGCAGCGACACCGGCATGTGCGCGTCCGAACACACCCGCCACAGCGGATCCCAGTGGTCGGAATGGTATGACGGGAACCCGAGCGGCACCGGGCTGTCCAGAAAAGACACGGTGCGGGCGCCTTTTTCGGCGACCCGCTCGGCTTCGGCCACCGTCTCCTCGATGTCCCAGACCGGCAGGATCGCCAGCGGTATATAGCGATCCGGCGCGGTGGCGCACCACTCGTCGATGTAAAAGTCGTTCCAGGCCTTCACGCACAGCAGCGCCAATTCCTTGTCCTGGGCGTTGATGAACGTGCTGCCGGCAAAGCCTGGAAACGACGGAAAGCACAGCGCGGCCTGCACCCCGTCGATGTCCATGTCGGCGATGCGGGCCACCGGGTCGTAGCAGCCGGGGATCATGTCCTCGTAGCGGACCGGGTCCAACCCCCACTCCTCCCGCGGCTTGCCGGCCACGGCGTTAAGCCCGATGGTCGGGATGATCTGGCCGTCGTAGCTCCACACGTGCTTGCCGTCCATCTCGATGATGCGCGGCCCGTTTTCGCGGAACTTCGCCGGCAAGCGGTCCTGCCACACCCGCGGATGCTCGACGAGATGATCATCGACCGAGACGATCTGATGGTGATCCTGCAGCGGCATGACACGCCTCCGAACCTGACACTTGGTCTTGATTTCTGACAATGTGTCTCACATACTAGTGGTGCCGGCCACAATTGTCTAGACGTTTAGAGGAATCATGTCCGTCAACGATCACGATGCCGACTTGACCCGGGGCAAGGTCGACGAGGACGACCACGATCTGCTGACCTTCGGCGAGGCAGGAGAACGGCTGCGGATCGAGATCGCTCAGGTGGCACAAGACATCAGCCGGCTGGAAGCCGCCGGTGACGTGGAGGCGCTGCAACAGGCCGAGGCACGGCTGGCCGCCCTGCGCGCGGCCGCCGAGCGCAACACCGCCCAGCCGATCAACGACGCCAATTTCGAGAAGTTCTTCGGCTATGCGGGCAAAGCCAAGCGCAACTTGGCCGGCCCGGGCGCGGTCGAATGATGACATCACCGGCCACGCTGCGCCGTCCGGGCTACGCGCCGGCGAATTCCGCGGTGGGGCGCCGCGGCCTGCACACCAGGCAGCGAATTGTGGCCAGCGCCGGCGAGCTGTTCGTCGCGCAGGGCTACCACGGCACTTCCCTTGATGCGATCGCCAAGGCGGTGGGCGGGTCCCGCGCCACCATCTACCAGTACTTCCCGGGCAAGGAACAGATTCTGGTCGAACTGTTCCGCCACGCCGAACCAGCGGTTCTCGAGCACGGTCGAAGCCTGGGCCGCCTGGGCCCCGATGCCGACGGCATGCGTCACTTGCACCAGTGGCTGGCGGAGTGGGCGGCGCTCTACGACAGGCACGCCGTCGTGCTACTGGAATTGCCCGGCGTCGGCACGATCGAAGGCATCCCCGAGATCAATGCGGGTGCGGTATCGGGCAGATACGCCGACATGATCACCGGCAAACTGCGCGACGCCGGGGTGGTCGGCATCGATCCGGCCGATGCCGCCGGTGCACTGTTGCGGATCGCCCACATGGTCAACCTCTACCGATTCCGTGCGATGTTCGGGCTGAGGTCCAGCGCGCGCACATCGGCATCCCTCGCCATCGCGATGCAGCTTCTCCTTTTCCCGGACACGCCCGACGATGTGATCGCGACCGTCGCTGACGAGCCGGCGACTGCCCATGTACCGGAGCTGCCGGATGACACTGAGCCCCCGGCATTTTCCCGGCCGGACGCCTTGGCCCTATCGCCGATCCGGCAGGACATCTTGACCGCGGCATCGGCACTGTTCGCCGAGCGCGGCTATTACGCAGTGGCGATGGAGGACATCGCCTCGGCGGCCGCAATCAGCAGGGCCACCCTGTATCGCCACTTCGGCAGCAAGGTGAAGATCCTCGCCGAACTCACCGACGGCGCGATCCTGGCGGCCCGCTATCTTTCCGGTGAGCTTCGCCAGTTAGCCGAACAGGGCCCGGACATCGACGCCCTGCAGCGCTGGCTGACGGTGTTCGTGATCCACAACCGCCGCTTTTCCGGAGTCACCCGCGCCTGGTACGACGGCACCCTGGCCCAACAGCTGCCGGTGGACGCGGTGACCCACGGAGTCGGCGCGTTCCACCGCGCCGTGGTCGCACTGCTTGGGCGTGTGCAGCTGCCCGCCGGCATGGATATGACCGTGGCTGCAGCGGTGTTCTTGACCGTACTGGGTCGGTTGACCGAGCTTTCGGCGTCGGCGCACCCCGAAAACACCGCCGACGAGACCGCGGCGCTGATGCTGACCGTGCTGCGGCGCTCGCTGCGGATCGACACCATGAGCTAGCCCGCCGCGCAACAACATCTTTCGGCAACGAGAAGGGGTGATCCGTTGAACCTGCATGGCCTTAGCCTCGACCTCACGGGATGGTTCCAGGTGGCCTGGTCGGCCGATCTTGCTCCCGGACAAGTGCTTGCACTGCATTACTTCGGCCGCGACCTGGTCGCCTACCGCAGCCGCGACGGCGCGGTGCGGGTGCACGACCGTCATTGCCGGCACCTGGGTGCCAGCCTGGCGCACGGCGGAACGGTGGTCGACGCCGGAATCCAGTGCCCCTTCCATGGCTGGGTGTGGGGACCCGATGGCCGCAACGTCTCGATCCCGTACCAAGAGCGGCCCAACCGCGCCCGCCGGCTTGGCACGTGGCCGGTCAGCGAACGCAACGAGGCCATCTATGTGTGGCACGACGCGGCCGGACGCGCTCCCTACTGGGACGTCCCCGACGCGTTGGCGTTTGTGCAACACGCTGCGGCACAACAGTTTCACCCACTAAGCCCCGAAGCGCGCGCACACTACCGCGATCTGCGTGTTCACCCGCAAATGGTGGCCGAGAATGCTGTCGACCCCCACCACTTCCGCTTCGTGCACCGCACACCCATCAGCCCGGTGGTGCTGGAAGAACACGTTGACGGCCCGATCTGGCAAGCGCGCGTCGGCTTCGGCAAGGGCTGGGCGAATCACCCGCGCGACGGCGCGGGCAAACTGCGCACCGATAGCCTCAATACCCTCGAGATCATCTGGGCAGGCCTGGGCGTCAGCGCGAACATCGAGCACACTGCCGATGGCATGCGCGGAATCGCGATCAACACCACCCCGGTCGATGACGGTAAGACCGAAATCTTTGCCAGTTACTGGATTTCCCGCCGCGACGGCGACGAGCAGGACGGCTCATACCAGCGCAGGCTCGACGACGCCAGGCGGGCACTTCCCGATGACATCAATATCTGGCACCACCAAATATTTCTCGACCCACCTGCCCTGGCCACCGAAGAGGGCCGCGGGTTCCGGCGGATGCGCCGCTGGGCGCGGCAGTTCTATCCGCAGCCAGGCGTTGACAACTCGCCGTCCAAGACGGCGTGAGATCCGCCCACGCCACCAGGAGTCGATATGCCGCGATCACCGCTCACCCCCGACGACCCGTCCACCATCGCCGTGGTGTGTATCGAGTGCCAAAACGGTGTGCTCGGCCCGGGATCGGTGCTGCCCGAATTGGCCGCCCACATCGGCGATCTCGTCCCTAACCTGCGCCGCCTGCTCGATGCCGCGCGCACATGCGGCATCAAGGTCGTGCATGCGACGTATGAGGGATCGCTGGGCGGCACACAAGTCGGGACTGCGCGTTTGTGGCGAGCACTCGGGCCCGCAACCGCCGACTGGGCACCCGGAAGCCCTACCACGCAAGTGATTCCGGAGTTGTTCGATTCGACCGACATCGTGCTGGCCCGCCATCACGGACTGTTTCCCACACAGGACACCGAGCTGCTGTCGGTGCTGGCCAACCTCGGAGTGCGCACCGTCGTGCTGACAGGAGTGTCGGTGAATCTGGCGATACTGTTCAGCGCCGGGCACACCACCCAGGCCGGCTTCGACCTGGTCGTGCCGCGCGACGCCGTGGGCGGCACCCCGGCCGACTACTGCGAGCAGGTGCTCACCCACACCATCGCGCTGCTCGGCCGTGTCACCTCCGTCGACGAGCTCATAGCGGAGTGGTCGAGCCGCGCCGCTCTGGCCGGTGCCGCGAGTCGCTGACAGGCCGGCAGGCCCCAAAGTCGGCTGTAGGGCCTGCGCGAGAGCGACTGTCCGCTCGCCGCGTTACGGTGCCGGTTCAGCAGCAGGGCCCTGGGAGCCGGCGACGAAGCGGTCGGTGAGATCCGTTAGCACAGCGGCGAATTCGCGTATCATCTCCGCGATGATCTGCGCCACGGGCTTCACGGTGTCAATGCGTCCGGCGACTTGTCCGCCGAAAGCCAGACCGTGCTCGAGTCGCCCGCCAAAATAGAGGTCCAGAAGGTCACCCGCGTCGGCCAATGTCACGCGGGCGCGCTGTGCGAGCTGTTCGGCCACGGGTGTCCGCAGGACTCGAAACGAGGGCCTGGACTCCCGGTTGAGCAGCAGCGTATCGGTCTCGGCCGCGTTGACCACGAGCTGCTTGTAATTCTGGTGCACCGGCGACTCGGCCGACGACAGCATCCGGGTGCCCATCTGGACCCCCTCTGCGCCAAGGGCAAACGCCGCCGCCATCGAGCGGCCGTCTGTGATGCCGCCGGCGGCAACAATCGGAAGCGCTACCTTACTGGCGACAAGCGGCAGCAAGACCATCGTGGCTGCGCCCTCCCAGGTCTTGAAGCCGCCACCCTCGTTGCCTTCCACCACCAGGCCGTCGACCCCGGCGGCGGCCGCTTTGAGCGCCCCCTTCAGGCTGGGCACGACGTGAAAGACGGTAACCCCCATCGAGTGCAGATCTTGCGTTAAGACGGTCGGATCCCCCGCGGACGTGGTGACGAAGCGGATGCGGTGCTCGGCGACCAATTCCATCAGTTCGGAGTTCGCATGGTGCAACAGCGCGATGTTGAGACCGAACGGCTTGTCGGTCGCGTCTTTCAGCTTGACAATCTCCTCGCGAATTGCCGGCAGGTCGCCCGACGACGTCTCGATGATTCCCATACCACCGGCTTGGGATACCGCGGCGGCCAGTTGCGCCCGGGCGATGTAGCCCATCGGGGCTTGCAAGATGGGGTAATCGATTCCGAGCATTTCACTTACCCGAGTTCGCAAGGCGTGCCTGCGCCCGCTCACATCCGCCCCCGCCCACCGGTTCGGCTCGCCGTATCGCTGCGCCACCAATTCACCATGGCGATCGATCCCGCGAAATGTCGTCTGACAGAAGTGAAGCTTCGCAATGGTGTTCCACGGTCATCAGCGTCCTTGAAAACTCTGTGGCCAGGTCAGTAGTGTGACACGGCGCGACCGATACATACAACTGTATGTCTATTTAGCGGCGGGTGGTGCGCCCACGCCCCGTAGTACGAACCCTAAAAGCTGCTCGATGTCCTCGGTTGCATCGGTTGTCGACTTGTGCTGGAAGTGGTCGATGAATGCGGCCTCGAACGCGGCTCGTATCGACCTCGCGTCCGCCTCGGGTGTACAGGCGGTGAAGGTGCCGTCGGCTCGTCCGCGGTGCAGGATGGTGGCGATCGCGGCCTCTTGCGCGGTCTCGAAGATCTCGAGCTCGCGCGAGTAGCCGGGTGTTCGCTGCATTTCCTCGGAGTAGAAGGTGGCCATCCGCTTACGTCTGCGCGGGTCGGACACGATGCCGAACATGTGCGTCATCCACAGCCGTAGCGCGTCGATGGGAGTGTCTGCGGCCGCGACGATTTCGCGCAGTTGCGCGAGCACCGCTTCACGGTCGCGCCGGAACATTTCCAGCAACAGATCGTTTTTGGTGCTGAAGTTGCGGTAGAAGGCCCTGGTGCCCAGCCCCGCCTCGTCGAGGATCTCGGTGATGGACGCCGAAGAACCCGAGTTGCGGTCCAGGCACCGGTATGCCGCGTCGATGATGCGCCGCCGCTCCGACGAACGGTTGATGGTTTTTGTTTCAGCCACAATGGATTACACCGGCATCCTGCCATTTGGCGATCGTCGCGTCATCGTAACCGAACTCGGCCAGCACCTCGGCGGTGTGCTGACCGGCAAGGCATCCGCCGGGTGTCATGGTCGCCGACCTGCTCATCGCCACCAACGCAGAG is drawn from Mycobacterium branderi and contains these coding sequences:
- a CDS encoding thiolase family protein, with product MTGGPFDGKAVITGAGKSQVGRRLGRTGLELTLEAVLRAIADAGLSVDDIDGIASYPGPGVPDPGFSGANITEVRNALGLRCRWYMSAIETAGQIGPAIEACMAVTLGLANHVVVFRSVWESTAAQQAGGGRASVLFTGGKLPPHLEWVAPFGALSAANWVAMPAQRYMHDFGLTREHLGAIAINARRNAGLNPDAIYRDPMTMDDYLGARMISEPLCLYDCDIPCDGATAVVISRRDAATGLPRHPLTVESVGPGMVERATWDQRSDITTMAAHDAAATLWQHTTLTPSDVDMAQLYDGFSFLTVMWLEAMRFCEHGKVGQFVEGGERIALDGPLPLNTSGGQLSGGRLHGMGFLHEACVQLWGEGGQRQAPKTPEVVAIGVGGGPVAGSMLLSSR
- a CDS encoding CaiB/BaiF CoA transferase family protein, with the translated sequence MTDILNGIRVVEVASWTFVPAAGAVLADWGADVIKVEHPETGDPQRGLISSGLVPGAGGVNHFIEVPNRGKRSIGLDTSTPDGLELLMKLVETADVFLTNLLPGSRQRMGIDVEHVRARNPKIIYARGHGYGTKGEMADHGGFDAAAYWARSGIASAYAPADGEYPPMQRPAFGDVYGGLAIAAGIAGALVKRERTGEPSVVDVSLLGAAIWQLGPDIVGAGVTGADVPRFHYEDAPNPVTNVYKTADGRFVQFVLLQADRFWADFCTRINRADLIDDERFANAAVRFANRGDCIAELRKTFESEDLAHWESAFAGFGGVFDVVRTAHEVHADPQALANGYLPRTVDNNGNEFALAASPVQFDETPLQLRCAPGHGEHTDALLAELGYGEDEIIDFKVNSVVL
- a CDS encoding aldehyde dehydrogenase family protein, whose translation is MTASPAAASTVAFHPETRLYIDGRLRESSTGNTVDNINPATEEVLGITTDAGVQDMDEAIAAARRTFDTTDWSTNHEFRQHCLRQLHEALQEEKEEIRAELVAEVGAPLSSTYIAQLDWPLADAVRWPAEFITEFPWERTLAQDAKMGVPSNRIVVKEPIGVVGAITPWNFPFEIISNKMGQALATGNTMVLKPAIETPWSALRWGRIIAEKTDIPAGVVNIVPASDNNIAQRLLSDPRVDMISFTGSTAVGKLIQQLSADTMKRNLLELGGKSAYIVLDDADMNLALPGCMGMLIHSGQGCALTTRMLVPRQHYEQAIEVATATFAGIQCGDPTDPATFCGPLVSAKQRDRVMSYIENGKSQGARLTIGGGAPEDCSRGYYVAPSVFADVTPDMRIFQEEIFGPVLTITPYDGGDDGAVELANNSVYGLAGAVMGSPQRAMAVARRIRTGSMMVNGGMWYGADAPFGGYKMSGIGRQNGLEGFEQYLQTKVIGHPAE
- a CDS encoding alpha/beta fold hydrolase, with translation MGTVVSPGAGLVNSGRLPDLVLVHGGEHAADCWDLTVAELNRQAPNLRVLAVDLPGRRGKPTDPATVTIAGWVESVVADIENAGLGDIVIVGHSMAGLTVPGVVARLGSRRIREMILAAAFVPPQGARLVDTLRGPLAPFTRRAARRNRPVTIPAVANSFAFCNGMTAEQRRFVLSRICPEYPHVVLERVDRSGLPDDVPRTWILTEHDRALSVRQQRDCINALGGVDTLIRINTCHDLMVSEPQWLARILVQRCRLRADHTAAEPQLVAETDKQLPSKLGQTPQGRGIQ
- a CDS encoding Zn-ribbon domain-containing OB-fold protein, coding for MPASDYRRPQLRLVPSPTPESKAFWTGGRGGELLISHCASCHRFFHPPAPACWRCRSTDVGPQKVSGRATVAAYTVNRQPWVPGFDPPYVVATVELAEQPDVRLITNIVGIPVEQVRVGLQVEVFFEDWAADPADEDTRVWVPLFRPVPVS
- a CDS encoding Gfo/Idh/MocA family protein encodes the protein MTLRVGVVGVGWGAHVQVPAFRAAAGFEPVALCARTPQRLQRVATKLDIADTSTGWRTFVARDDLDVISVATPTARHHDMTLAALEAGKAVLCEKPLATDTAAARGMVLAARKSGRPTTCCFENRWNADWLAVAEQVRAGFLGRPYVARVTRSAPYWHPSHPPQARWMYERDQGGGYLAGMLVHDLDFLCSLLGRPESVCAEVRTSEPVRDLPDGETLHVTADDTAALLMRMESGVTAMLSVSVMGAHADHYRLELFGADGTIVGDGNLRSATYQIGAAGDEGLSTLPVRDRDPAHPERLPAGLAGHASRAMALMLEDWLPAFDGGQSSAPTFDDGLLSIAVIDAAHRSAEGGGWEPVDASV
- a CDS encoding amidohydrolase family protein, producing MPLQDHHQIVSVDDHLVEHPRVWQDRLPAKFRENGPRIIEMDGKHVWSYDGQIIPTIGLNAVAGKPREEWGLDPVRYEDMIPGCYDPVARIADMDIDGVQAALCFPSFPGFAGSTFINAQDKELALLCVKAWNDFYIDEWCATAPDRYIPLAILPVWDIEETVAEAERVAEKGARTVSFLDSPVPLGFPSYHSDHWDPLWRVCSDAHMPVSLHFGAGGYVPGFSFSAMKAEPGKIAAPEAPFVVAITLFGTNSIWTTVDLLFSGKLQQFPDLQFSLAEGGVGWIPYILERADYVWERHRYYQPIDFHARPSELFRQHFWGCFIEDDHGLANRHAIGVDRIMLEIDYPHSDSNWPNSRKRAAEALAGVPDEECSLIVEENARRMLNFPRVSTREPVLTQ
- a CDS encoding acyl-CoA synthetase translates to MSVNDHDADLTRGKVDEDDHDLLTFGEAGERLRIEIAQVAQDISRLEAAGDVEALQQAEARLAALRAAAERNTAQPINDANFEKFFGYAGKAKRNLAGPGAVE